In Vibrio japonicus, one DNA window encodes the following:
- the hslU gene encoding HslU--HslV peptidase ATPase subunit has translation MSEMTPREIVHELNRHIIGQENAKRSVAIALRNRWRRMQLEEGLRAEVTPKNILMIGPTGVGKTEIARRLAKLANAPFIKVEATKFTEVGYVGKEVETIIRDLTDVAIKMTHQQEMEKVKFRAQEQAEERILDALLPPARDAWGQNEQSAESSNTRQVFRKKLREGKLDDKEIEVDVAAPQMGVEIMAPPGMEEMTNQLQGMFQNLAGDTKKKRKLKIKDAFKAITEEEAAKLVNQEELKERAIYNVENNGIVFIDEIDKICKRGESSGPDVSREGVQRDLLPLIEGSTVSTKHGMVKTDHILFVASGAFQVARPSDLIPELQGRLPIRVELEALTSHDFKRILTEPKASLTEQYIALMKTEEVDIEFTEDGIVQIAEAAWTVNETTENIGARRLHTVMERLMDEISFEATEKPGAKLTIDAAYVKDRLGEFVEDEDLSRFIL, from the coding sequence ATGTCTGAAATGACTCCTCGCGAAATTGTTCACGAACTTAACCGCCATATCATTGGTCAGGAAAACGCGAAACGCTCCGTTGCGATTGCGCTACGTAACCGCTGGCGTCGTATGCAGCTAGAAGAAGGGTTGCGCGCTGAAGTTACACCAAAGAACATTCTGATGATTGGCCCTACTGGTGTCGGTAAAACTGAAATCGCACGCCGATTAGCTAAATTGGCGAACGCACCGTTTATCAAAGTGGAAGCGACCAAATTTACCGAAGTGGGTTATGTTGGTAAGGAAGTGGAAACCATTATTCGCGATCTGACTGATGTCGCGATAAAAATGACTCACCAGCAAGAAATGGAAAAAGTGAAGTTCCGTGCCCAAGAGCAAGCAGAAGAGCGTATTCTGGATGCGCTTCTCCCACCGGCACGTGACGCTTGGGGTCAGAACGAGCAGTCAGCAGAAAGCTCAAATACGCGTCAGGTGTTTCGTAAGAAATTACGTGAAGGCAAGCTAGACGATAAAGAGATCGAAGTGGATGTCGCTGCACCACAAATGGGTGTTGAAATCATGGCTCCTCCTGGTATGGAAGAGATGACTAACCAACTACAAGGCATGTTCCAAAATTTAGCTGGCGACACCAAGAAGAAGCGTAAGCTAAAGATCAAAGATGCGTTTAAAGCGATTACTGAAGAAGAAGCAGCGAAGCTGGTCAATCAAGAAGAGCTAAAAGAGCGTGCTATCTACAACGTAGAAAACAACGGTATCGTATTTATTGATGAGATCGATAAGATCTGTAAGCGTGGTGAAAGCTCTGGTCCAGACGTATCCCGTGAAGGTGTACAGCGTGATCTACTTCCATTGATTGAAGGGAGTACGGTTTCAACGAAGCACGGTATGGTTAAAACAGACCACATCTTATTTGTGGCGTCTGGTGCATTCCAAGTTGCACGACCGTCAGACTTAATTCCAGAGCTTCAAGGCCGTCTACCAATCCGTGTCGAGCTAGAAGCGTTAACTAGTCACGACTTTAAGCGAATCCTAACGGAGCCTAAAGCGTCGCTAACAGAGCAGTACATTGCTTTGATGAAGACAGAAGAAGTGGACATCGAATTTACTGAAGATGGTATCGTGCAAATTGCAGAAGCGGCTTGGACCGTGAACGAAACGACAGAGAACATTGGTGCTCGTCGTCTTCACACTGTGATGGAACGTCTGATGGATGAAATTTCTTTTGAAGCGACAGAAAAACCAGGTGCTAAATTAACGATTGATGCAGCGTATGTGAAGGATCGTCTGGGCGAATTTGTTGAAGATGAAGATTTAAGCCGCTTCATTCTATAA